The following is a genomic window from Mus caroli chromosome 17, CAROLI_EIJ_v1.1, whole genome shotgun sequence.
CTAGTGGTCTTACCTCATCCAGTTGGCTTGGGACTCATCCTGTCCATCCACATACTCATAGCAGTTTCTTCCCTTGGTAATCTGAGTGtcagaaagaaatacattaaagCTCCAGGATGACAATGAAATCATGCCACCTCACACTCACCAGTGCTGAGCTATGAACTCAGCCACTCACAGCGACCGCACATGAGGCTTTTGAGTCattatgtacacatgtgttttctttgtctctgtaccattCCACCCCACTCACCTTCAGACCTTGAAGCAGGACTTCCATGTTGAACAAAGACCATTCAGTACACTGTTGTCCTTGTCCATATTCTACTTTGTCACACCAGAAATACAGAAAGGATGTGGGGAGACagaagatgaaggaaaaggagacatTTCTCACCAGCCAGGAGTAACCACTGTTGGCTGCCTCTTCATCCTCTGTGATCTGACCCTCATAGGGGCCAAAGTGCAGACCGACTGGTAGATCAGATGCTTCATTCCAGACTCCAAGTCCAGCTTCAGGGATGCCCGATGGACTAATTCTTAGCCCAGGGGGCAGACTGAGGACTGAGTGGTTGGGATGCCCCCTGTCCACCATACTGTCTTTTACAAATAAAGGAGGCCCATGGTTGGGACAACTGTCGATGAAGAAATTCTGGCACTTCTCACAATCTAAGGTAAAAACAGCAGGGATTGGGAAAGGTATGTGAACATCCCCAGATCTAAAGGTCTTCAGAAAGAGCAAAGCACTCTTGTCACTCTCATAATCTGCACCCAAAGTCACTAGAGTAGACATGATCAAGGTTCCACATGATCAAATGAATCACTAGACTAAGGCATTCCTACCTTCTACATCAGATGGCCTTGATGGACACTTACAGAGATAGTCATCATCCTGAGGCTCGCTGACCTCCTCATATGCAAGGCCCTTTCTCTCTCGAAGCCTGTACATTTTCACTTCAACGTTCTTTTTCCTAAATTCTGGAGTGGAGAACAAAGGTGACTTAAAGTGTGTGAATCTCAAGCATTTATCCCCATTTCTTCATAAAATCTAAAATCTGGGCCTGGGAATATAGCCCAGCAGTTAAAGTGTATgtttagaggacctgggtttggttcctagcactcacaccATGGCTCTAAACCATCTGTAAGTTCTAGCTAATCAAATACTCTCATCCCatctctgcaggcatcaggcatgcacatggtacacacacatacatggaggcagacattcatatacatataaaaataaatctttaaaaaactaaaaaattgctgggcgtggtggcacacgcctttaatcccagcactcgggaggcagaggcaggcagatttctgagtttgaggccagcctggtctacagagtgagttccaggatagccagggctacacagagaaaccctgtcttgaaaaaaaccaaccaaccaaacaaacaaacaaaaacctaaaaaaatttactttaaaatgttttaaaagaaaatgtgaaatttacTGCCATATGCGTTCCTTTGAACTTTTTGTTTAAAGAAGCTAAgatctggtgagatggctcaacgggtaagagcactgactgctcttccaaaggtcctgagttcaagtcccagcaaccacatggtggctcacaaccatccgtaatgagatctgactccctcttctggtatgtctgaagacagcaacagtgtacttacatataataaataaataaatctaaaaaaaaaaaaagaagctaagatCCCATATTAAACTGACAACAGatatctaatttaattttaatttctgactCTTCAGGTTTAATTTCTACTTGCtcacattttctatttaaaaatggttCGTTCACATGttgattcatttataaaatagtaaTTAAGGGTCCACTGCAATTAGGCATTGAACAAAGACCTGGGCAAACAGCATTGAGAGTATTTGGTTTCTATTGCCACAGAGATTTATTGGATCAGTTGCTTTATGCTTCACTGGCTGTTTGAAAACAACAtgagaggccgggcgtggtggtgcacgtctttaatcccagcactctggaggcaggggcaggtggatttctgagttcaaggcagcctggtctacaaagtgagttccaggtcagccagggctatacagagaaaacctgtctcaaaaaacaaaaaacaacaacaaaaaaaagcaacattAGAGCTACCTACCATATCCTTATTATTTCCACATATTAACGTTCACAAGGTTGCAGAGTTTGTAAGATTGCCCAAGTCCCAGTACCTCCATGTGAGTAACAACCCAAGTTTATGCATTTAAAGTAGGTGTTCTGACATATTACTTAATAGCATGCCCACTGTCAATGCCACAGCTTAGACAAGACCAAGTTCAGAACTTTCTGAAGTCACTACACTGACCATTCCAGGCCATTCTCATTAGCCTTCCGAGAGGGATTAAAGTTCCCAGGTTATTTACTCTTACTCAGTTTTTTCCCAGAGTGCTGTCCGGAGGTATTTCCTTCTTCAAGGGAGGACACTGGTTTCTGGGCGTGTTCTGAGCCACTTGTATTCAGCAAATTTTCTATTCCAGACCCTTCCTTCACATTAGATTCACCACTAAATGGCATTCTAGATGATTCCTTTAATTAGAGtcacatattaaaaacaaaacaaaacaaaacaaaacaggcatttCAAGTAGTTCTTTAAGACTTTTTATAAAACTTCACCTGTGACTTTAGTTAATGTGTAGAGTATCTGAATAAGGAAGAGACAAGGAAGAACTTAATGAATCCAGGGCAAGAGGCCATCTGCTAGGCTTTCTCCCTTCAGGCTTCTTTCAGGCTTGAGGGAGATGGATATTTGGGAAGGCTAGCTGGAAGGTCAACAAAGTTTGCAATGAAGAAGATAAGgcttacagagagaaagagggtatATCTGTAAAGTAGGAAATATTGATCAGATGAGAAATGTAGAAAACAAAGCTGATAAAACACATCTGTAAAAGGAAGTGAGAGCAGAACAGTATCtctgggaagaaaatgaagagatggcGGCAGAAATGTACCTCTACAACTAATGAAGTGATGATAAAATTGTAAATTGGCATTCTGGAAATAGTTGATTCTAGAATTAGGTTGCttgtttgagatgggatctcatgatagaggctggcctcaaactcacaggattcctcctacctcagcctttcaagtgctTAAACTATAGGTCTGAGCATAATGCTTAGGATGACTTTGGAATTAGATTAACTAATTCTAGTACTAATTTTTCCAGAAAATTCAATAATTTTTTCATTCATAAGTTTGTATACATGctaattgttcatttttaaaagatttattttcatttctatttgtgtgtgtgtgtgtgtgtgtgtgtgtgtgtgtgtgtgtgtgtgtgtgagggggtggtGCACAGGTTCTGTCAGAGTAAAACAAGGGCATTCAATctcttggagttggagttaaagGGTAGTTTTGAACTGTacagctcaggacctttggaagaacaagaaatgctattaaccactgagtcctctctccaaCCACCCACACATAATAATTCTATTTACAATACCCACAGCTGAATATAATACTAATGTGAGATTACTAGCTTCTCTCATAGTCTTTCCCACAGATGATATTTCAATGGAAATTATTTGCCTATATGAACGCTTACATCCTTCTCTTTTTCCCATTCCAAAACTCATTATATCATTGTATACCTGTGGTAGACCTGGAACTCCttaagtagactaggctggcctcaaactcacagtattCCTTGGGACTCTGCTTCTCATGTAATTACAGGCAAGCACTACCATGCCTGATTAAGTCATGTCTCATTTGTGGATCCCTTGCTATTAAACTTGAGTCTTCTAAGTGACAGAGTTGTTGTTTCTTATCAGAATGAGTCTTTATGAAGGAGAGGATCATATCTCCTTTATGTGTGCCATTCAAAGTAAAATCCTCTGTGTATTTGTAAACTATCCTTAGAGTACATTAGTGAATTTCTCACTTTGACATAGCAGGaaaaaaactgaggcaggaacacTCAAGTGAGTGATGTTCTTATTAATTTAAATGACAGGGAGGCTGAGAGACACTGTGTAGACGAGACCGGGAAGGTAGCAATTCCCAGGGTACTCTAAGCCTTCCCCTTTCCTTACCTGTGTTTGGATCTATGAGGAAGGTTTCCTTGTCTGTAGGATTTGGAAAGCACTTACCTTCTGCTGTTTACTGTGCTTCACCCGGAAAGGCACCCAAGGAGGACTGACTGAAAGGGATAGGAAATCAGGGTTTGGGTTGGTATATAGTTTTACACTTGGGATTCTCACCAGGAACAGAGAATTCTGGATAACTGAGTGAAGACTTCAAGGATGACCCAAGAGTGATACGgaaattatttcttatatatattttttattagatattttcttcatttacatttcaaatgctatcccgaaggtccctacaccctccccccaccgGAAATTAACTCTAAAATATTATTAACCCTATCATTCTATTGGGGGACATTGGTGTTTTTATTTAAGCTTATCCAATTAGACAAAACTCATCttatctttgttttatgtttataagatatccaatacatttatttttaagtaaataagtaaatcagCCTGTGACAAAGAAAACACTGAATAAAACAGGAACAAGGAGATATTATGTACACACAAAAAGGTCATTCGGTAAGAGGTCATTTTCAGTGTCAGTTTTAATAGTGAAATATTGGAATTCTTTCCTCTAGGATCACAAGAGACATGCAAGGATTCTCATTCTTGCTATTTCTACTCAACATAATACCAGAAGCCCTGGTTAGAATAAgtaggcatatatatatacatacacacacatacatacacatacaaatcatataatttggaaataaagaaataaattattctttttacaaATTACATTGTCTTATACACAGAAATCCTTTAAGATTCCACTAAAAGAGCTGGgcgtgttggtgcacacctttaatcccagcacttgggaggcagaggcagaggcaggtgaatttctgagttcgaggccagcctggtttacagtgtgagttccaggacagccagggctacacagagaaaccctgtctagaaaaaccaaaaacaaacaaacaaataaataaataatacaaaataaataaaaagattacaCTAAAAAttgcaggatataaaattaattttaaaaatcagttgtggggctggcaagatggctcagcgggtaagagtgctgactgctcttctgaagattctatgttcaaatcccagcaaccacatggcggcttataaccacctgtagtgagatcagatgccctcttctggtgcgtctaaagacagctacagtgtacttatttataataataataaatctttgggcctgagagAGCATggactgagcgagcagggttgaccagagcaatcagaagtcctaaattcaattcccaacaaccttatgaaggatcacaaccatctgtacagctacagtgtactcatatacataaaaaaataaataaataaataaataattgggggggtgttgagacagggtttctctgtgtagctctggctgtcctggaactcactttgtagaccaggctggccttgaactcagaaatccgcctgcctctgcctcccaagtgctgggattaaaggcatgagccaccacgcccggcataaataatttttttaaagttaaaaaaaatcagttgttttttttttttttttttttttttttttttttttatgagaggTGTCTTGGagctgaagagggcatcagatcccattacagatggttgtgagccaccaggtggatgctgggaattgaactcaggacctttggaagagcaaccagtgctcttaaccactgagccatctctctagctccagttgTGTTTTTATACACCCACAATAAACAATCcaggaaggaaattaaaaaaaaatcacatctacaatgattaaaataataaaatatttagtagGAAAGTAAAGGATGTAAAAGATTTGTTCCTGGTTTATAAGACAAAGTTATAAAAGCTTATATTACCTCAAATGACGTATAGATTAAACATGTTCCCTATCAAAATGCCAATGCTGTGTTTTGctgcattaaaaataattaataaaggaTTAATATAGGATATAGATTAATATAGGATCTTAAGGGAATCAGAATAGCCAAGAGaatcttgaaaaagaacaaaatctaAGATAACAACATGTTTTAAGTTGTTATATCCAAGACATGTAACTATGAAACCATTAGAAGAAAGATAGACTAAAATCTGCATAACATTGCAAACATAATTAATTTTCTTGGTATAACAccaaaaaattaagcaaaaactgccgggcagtggtggcgaatgcctttaatcccagcactcaggaggcagagtcaggcagatttcgaggtccccaggacagccagggttatacagagagaccctgtctggaaaaaccaaaaaaaaaaaaaaaaaaaaaaaaaaaaaaaaaaaaagcaaaaacagagaaGTAGgattacattaattttaaaaacatcaaacaaaacaaTGGAATGAAAAGGGTAACCTAAATAATAGAAGAAAGTATCTGCAAGTGTATATATAATAAGGGGTTGGTATCTAGAATACTCAACAACCACAACATCAATATAAAGTCAAAAATAGGTGATTAGACTCAAGTTCATTTTTATCAAATCAActtatatttttgtattcaaGTTCTATTTCCTAACATATTTGGAGATGAAGCTATTAGAAGCTAATCAGAACAAGATGACACCTGAAGACTGTGGCCCCATAATTGAATTAGTTCTTTCATAGGTAGAGATCCTATGAAAGGCTAAATGTGttctacacatgaacacacatagtTCATGTGAATACACAGTGGAGATCTCTTATACACAAAGGAGAAGCCATTGTTGAAACCTGACAAGGCAGCACTCCCATTTTGGATTTCTAGcctctagaactgtaagaaaTATATTTCTGCTTAAAAATTTAGCACATGATATTTTGTTGACAGCTCTTTAGCTACCTAATTAATGCAATGAGCACACATTTCTCCAGATATTTAAGTGGCCAACAAGCATAGAAAAAGGTGTTCAACACaattaattatcagggaaatgaaaattaaaatcccAGTAGTGATATATCATAAGTAATGGCAAGGATAAGGACAAATTGGAATGCTTGAATGACCACCTTTGATGGGAATATAAAATGGCACAGCTACCAGAAATAGTAAGtccctcaaaaattaaaatagagctgggcgtggtggcccatgcctttaatcccagcacttgtggggcagaggcaggtggatttctgagttcaaggccagcctggtctacagagtgagttccagggtagccagggctacacagagaaaccctgtctcaaaaaaaaaaattaaaatagaattacttTATGATTTAGATTTctttatgtacatataaaaagTGAAACTAAGATCTTGAAGAGACATTTGCACAACCATGGTCATATTTACATGATTAATAATGAGCAGGCAGGCTACAGACCAGGTAAGGTGCTTATCCTAGCTACTTTGGGTTTGATATTTCTTGTTCATGCCCAGATTTggatatatttcatatttattatatttataaatagtatatagttttcacatattttaaaatgtacaggaATAGATTCTTACTATTAATTTTGCATTgcatcttgtttgtttgctgaCCCTTGATTCTGAAAACACCCAGTTTTCAGAAGTTAATTCTGAGACATTTTTGGAACCTAAATCTGGGTTGGTTTCCGATGGGTACTTCTAAATCCTCCTGCCCCCTCACCTCACTTCTAAACTCTCCTAGCCTCTCCTCACCTTGCTGCTTAGGTGTCCACTCTTCATCAGAATCCTCACTGTCATTTATCTGAGGCTTCATTGTTTGCCTTTGGTAACACATGAAAGCTGGTCTAGGGGCTCTGAGACCTGAAAAGCAGCAAAATGTTCCTCTTAAAAAGGTCCTAGAGGATGGAACAAATGTATCACAAGGCCAAGTAGGCTCTGGGTGTGGAGATGAGATCTCTACAGGGCCAGTGTTAACATTTAGTCCtggacacacatagacacacacacacacgtttcctCTAAACTTGTCTCCATTGGGAACTGTACCATTGTAGATACCTGGGAAGACCCTAACATAACATGGGAACATGGGAActgagactttatttttttaatctagacTGGTTCAACTGAAGACTTCTTGTTACCTATTGAAATCAGCATTTTATAGTTCCTTTTCACATTTCTATAGCGAATTTTCTCCCACTCTCCCATCTCCGCCCATTCTTCTTTGGAGAAGTATATGGAAATGTCTTTGAATTCATCTTTGacctggaggaaaaaaataaaaacaaaaaacggaACATGCTGGGCTGGGCTTGGGACCCTGGAATGTGGTCTCAGTGACCAAGGTTATCCTCCCATTCCCAGAACCTTCTTTAAGCAAACACTGGATGTTCATGCTGACAGAGCAGTTGCTAAtgagcctttcctctctctctcacatatcGGGACCCACCATCTTGTCATAGGAAGATCAAAATGGTAGTGTAGACCAAGAGTCTATGGTACTCAAGGCTGTTTGCCTCTGCCCACCCCACGATCCTCCTGACTCTAGGATAACTTCGTACTACCTTGGGTTTCCACTCGAATTTCCCTGTATCTCCTTCAGGACTATTTTCTTCCAGCTTGTTGATGTTCATGGTGCAGGACATTTCACTGGAGAGGTCCAGGGTCCTATGGATGAAGAGGCAATTAAGGGCCTTAGGCTAGCAGAGATGCCCACCAGCACATGGGAAGGAGCTGGGGGCTGGGAATCCATGCAGCCAACACAGGCGCCTTCTTCGGACTCCGAGGTCTAGTACTCTGGCGCAGGAGCAAGGATTCTGGACTGAGCCCTAAACCGAGGCACCGACCCTCCATCCGGGTCAGGACCTGCGACAGCAAGGAAGGAAGATTCCTCCCGCCAACCGGGGTTCCCCCTGCCCCCGTTCCCACTTGCTCTTCATCTGGACCAAGGAGTCAGTCAGGGTCTGAAAGATGTTTACAGGTAAATGGATTCGGGAATCCCGAGTACAAGGGATTGAAGTCCCTCTGGTGAAAATGTAGGAACGCTCTGGCTGAGATTTTAATTTAGGGAACCTCGGGCTGAGGATTGGGGTGCATCAGATTGAAGGAATTGGGTTTGTAGGCTAGAGGAGTCTTTCAGGCTGTGAAATAAGGTTTGGAGACTCGCAGACTGACAAGATTTGACGAATATTATGTCATGAAGAGCTGGGATTTGTCACGTCGGAGGTATTTAGGGTCCTGCCGGACGAGAGCATTTAGGATCTCTGGAAGCCTAtctggagtgacagacaggtcCTCGAGACTGAGGGCGTTTGGGGTCTTTGGGGCTTAGGAGAGTCTCCACGCTGAGAGTCCAGGTTTCCTGTCTGGAAACGTAGTCTCTCTGACTAAGCGAGCTACCCAGGTTCCTCAGGCAGAGGGTGGGTTGGTTCCGCACAAGTGCATTTGGGACCTCACTCAGCCAAAGCGCGCTTGGAGTTCCCGAGAAGCTGAGGTGAcggggtgtgtgcgtgtgagcgcgcgcgcgcgtgtcACGCTGAGGGGGTCCGAATCTAGTTTAGGGGATATGGGGTCTCACGGGCTGAGCCTAGAAAGCCTCGCTGGTCCTGAAGGTTTCGCCTGCACTCATGGTTCAGAATCCCGCGGCTCTGAGGCCACCGCCGGCGTTCGTCCCTCTGAGGAGCTCCGAGGCCGACTGACAGGAGAATCCGCCAATTGACAGACAGCTGACCGAGGGGCGGGAACAAGAAAAGCGGAGGGCGGGGCTCTGCCTGTCAGTCAGGGTGCAATTCCTGCCCCTGGCTTTCTCCAGGCTGCCCCGCCTCTCGCTGGGATTGCCAGGCCCCTGCACGAATCAGGTGGTGGCCAGCGCGCAGGCGCACACTTGTTCTCTGTGCGGCGTCCGTTCCTGCAGACTCCTCTTTTTCAATTTGGCAGGCTGTGTTACCTGACCTGTGTCTTGTCTACTAAAGGTCTTAAAACCATGGAGCAGAGCTTTAAGTGCTTAGGTCTGCTCTAGAGTGGGGTTTCACTCAATCTCCGGGAAGCCGGGGGTGAGGGTGGGACCGGAAGTCCAGCTTTGGCAGGCGTACCCTGAGCTCACGTCTCGCCTGAGATAAGTAGCTTAATCAAATAGatagacaaaaatcaaaacaaataaggcTCTCCGGAAAAGAACCTAAAAATTAGGCTatgaaagagttttttttttttatatttaaagagcCTCTAATTTAACAATAACTTTAATAAATAAGCACATAGGTTTACTAAAATGTTCGTGGCGTGATAATGGAGCGCCTTGGCTAATATAAATCGTTATTACTGAATAGAAATTAGCTTATaagaggggtggagagatggctcagtggttaagagcacttacagcTCTTGCAGAGTACACACATTCTCTTCCATCACCATCGtgggggcagctcacaaccctcacCCCGTAACTGCAGTTCATGGGATCTGGTGACTTTTCTTGACTTTATGGCTACCTACACTTACGTGGTGCACTAACATACACTTAGACTTAcgaaaatacacataaataaatagatcttttaaaaagaaattaatttaaaatgactaGTGATAAGAATACGAACTACCGGCTGCTAGAGCAAAACAAACAGGCACAGGTGCGATACCCCAACTCTAGTTTGACTTTCCCTTCAATTCTGCTACCTAAGCAATATtagacttttaaatatatatatatgtatatattatatacatatgtgtatatatgagattTAAGAACTTTTGATAGTGCTGTGAACGCACTGTTTATTGGCTGCCCTAAGTTTGAAATATGTAGACACAATCAGCTTAAATCTACGActgacttctttttgtttgtttgtttgtttgtttgtgaaagaaagatgaaatttcaagacctgtaagtcatataaagtactcagaaattgctggttgtttgtgagNctagaggctgcctggggctgagaaaaaagaaaaacaaacctgggtatgcccgtagttaaaacattcctgggaacagcttaaccataagataaagaggaatgtgaagacataacagggNtatctaaactgagtcaacaactcacagaactctgacaccctgcacgtacatgtaatttttctgctgatgtttgaataagccaatagtgtgtcgctatgctgaattccacacacCTAAGCCCCTTACTCcattaaaaacccctagctttcgagcctcgtggctgacatccgttatctcctgtgtggtcCAGAGCTCAGTAATTaaacgacctcatgtaattacatcaaggtggtccttcgtgattttttgggtgcacgccgaatcgggaattgagtgggagtttccccactaggttctaacatttgggtttttgtgtgtgtgtgtgtgtgtgtgtttgtttgtttgtttttcacctgTGATGGAGTTTATTGTGGAGAAAAGTAACAGAACTTGGCTGGATAAAAAAAGGAATTTGGACATAGAACTAGTGTGGGTGCCTAGCCCTAAGCCTCAGCAGCCCAGCCATGGGTCTGCATGGTTCTTTCGCATCAAGAAGTTAATCTTTCGAGTCATTTCCATGTGTAGATCCTCCGGCACGTTTCATAGCTCTCCCGCTGGAGGCAGCAAGGCTTCTCATAGTAGCGTCGTTGCTTTATGACTTCCATAAGCCCATCGGTGGTGAGGATTCTGTTTAGGGTCCTGCAGGCACCTTCCACGTCCCCCTCCTGAACCATCACAGTCCTGGCAATGAACTTCAGATGTTTAGCCATGGCCTTGTATTTAAATCTTCATTCTTCCGGGACTATAGACTAGGGCCTCCGAATTCGGACTCTGGACTCTCTATGACTGACTTCTTAGTTTGTCTCTCACTAATTTGTTGGTCTAAAGCTTGCAGAGATTGTCTGGGATGAATTTATTTAAAGAACTGTAACGGTAGATGTAAAATCTGAACAAATTAGGAGCTTGATGACCCACATAATAGTGGCAGGAGAAAGTGGACtgcacaagttgttctctgacctctactggGGCATGCAGGAGAaccatgcatgcacgcatgcacgcacgtcCTCTTCCAAAACATAGCAGTTCAGACTTTGAAATATTGATAGGCAATAAATTTAGAACAGCAATGGAAAGAAGTAGATTATGAATTTGTAGATGCGTGTTCagatatataaaaaaatagtaaGTACAGATACATGGGAATTAGGCAATCCTAAAACTCAAATGAAGCTCTACAAAAGACAGAAATCTGAGACTGATtgttaataaaagcaaaattgaGGAACTCTAATTTCCTGCGGTGGGGAGACAAATCTACAGATAAGGCTCGGAGATTCATTTTAAGAAtaggcaaggggctggagagatggctcagaggtcaagagcatggactgctctttcagagatcctgagttcaattctcagcaaccacatggtggctcaccaccacctgtaatgagatctgatgccctcttttggcatgtAGGCAttcatgcaggcagaataccatatataataaataaatcttaaaaaaacaaaagagtcaaGTTCAGCTGGGACGGTGGCATAAGTCTTTACTACCAGCCTCTTGGGagctcagagaaagagaaggcttgAAGATACAAGGGCATTATGTACCACTTAGTGAGACT
Proteins encoded in this region:
- the LOC110312704 gene encoding histone-lysine N-methyltransferase PRDM9 — its product is MSCTMNINKLEENSPEGDTGKFEWKPKVKDEFKDISIYFSKEEWAEMGEWEKIRYRNVKRNYKMLISIGLRAPRPAFMCYQRQTMKPQINDSEDSDEEWTPKQQVSPPWVPFRVKHSKQQKESSRMPFSGESNVKEGSGIENLLNTSGSEHAQKPVSSLEEGNTSGQHSGKKLKFRKKNVEVKMYRLRERKGLAYEEVSEPQDDDYLYCEKCQNFFIDSCPNHGPPLFVKDSMVDRGHPNHSVLSLPPGLRISPSGIPEAGLGVWNEASDLPVGLHFGPYEGQITEDEEAANSGYSWLITKGRNCYEYVDGQDESQANWMRYVNCARDDEEQNLVAFQYHRKIFYRTCRVIRPGCELLVWYGDEYGQELGIKWGSKMKKGFTAGRGQKFILVFCALWPSQVRNSSLNMWNGIIALKSSQERLQE